Proteins from a single region of Neomonachus schauinslandi chromosome 10, ASM220157v2, whole genome shotgun sequence:
- the LOC110587191 gene encoding 40S ribosomal protein S24-like: MNDTVTIRTRKFMTNRLLQRKQMVIDVLHPGKATVPKTEIREKLAKMYKTTPDVIFVFGFRTHFGGGKTTGFGMIYDSLDYAKKNEPKHRLARHGLYEKKKTSRKQRKERKNRMKKVRGTAKANVGAGKK; this comes from the coding sequence ATGAACGACACAGTAACTATCCGGACCAGGAAGTTCATGACTAACCGACTACTTCAGCGGAAACAGATGGTCATTGATGTTCTTCACCCCGGAAAGGCAACAGTACCTAAGACAGAAATTCGGGAAAAACTAGCCAAAATGTACAAGACCACACCAGATGTCATATTTGTGTTTGGATTCAGAACCCATTTTGGTGGTGGCAAGACAACCGGCTTTGGCATGATATATGATTCCttggattatgcaaagaaaaatgaacccaaacacagacttgcaagacatggcctgtatgagaagaaaaagacatcaagaaaacagCGAAAGGAAcgcaagaacagaatgaagaaagtcagggggACTGCAAAAGCCAATGTTGGTGCTGGCAAAAAGTGA